The Hymenobacter sp. GOD-10R genome includes a window with the following:
- a CDS encoding polyprenyl synthetase family protein, whose product MKISLDVIKAPIAAEMEEFEHKFRASMQSRISLLDKIMNYIVKRKGKQIRPMFVFFTAKISGADTLPEATFRGAALIELLHTATLVHDDVVDESNYRRSFFSVNALWKNKIAVLVGDYLLSKGLLLSLENNDFELLKIVSNAVRELSEGELLQIEKARRLDITEDVYFDIIRQKTASLIASCCAVGAASTGANAEMIERARLFGEKVGIAFQIKDDLFDYGTAEIGKPVGIDIKEKKMTLPLIYALQQADWLTKRRVIFNVQNNDGRKDRVQAVIDFVKKSGGLDYAVRRMQGYRDEALQLLYTFPVSPARDSLEQLINYTIEREK is encoded by the coding sequence ATGAAAATTAGCCTGGACGTTATTAAGGCCCCGATTGCGGCCGAAATGGAGGAATTTGAACACAAATTCCGCGCGTCCATGCAGAGCAGGATTTCCTTGCTCGACAAAATCATGAACTATATCGTGAAGCGCAAGGGCAAGCAGATTCGGCCGATGTTCGTGTTTTTTACGGCCAAAATCAGCGGAGCCGACACCTTGCCCGAGGCCACATTTCGTGGCGCGGCGCTCATCGAACTGCTGCACACCGCCACCCTCGTGCACGACGACGTAGTAGACGAATCGAATTATCGCCGCAGCTTTTTCTCTGTCAACGCACTCTGGAAGAACAAGATTGCGGTGCTCGTGGGCGACTACCTGCTGAGCAAAGGCCTGCTGCTAAGCCTGGAGAACAACGATTTTGAACTACTCAAAATCGTGTCGAACGCGGTACGCGAGCTGAGCGAAGGGGAACTGCTGCAAATTGAAAAAGCTCGCCGCCTCGATATCACGGAGGACGTGTATTTCGACATCATTCGTCAGAAAACTGCCTCCCTAATTGCCTCCTGCTGCGCCGTAGGTGCGGCCTCGACGGGTGCCAACGCGGAAATGATTGAGCGCGCCCGCCTTTTTGGTGAGAAGGTTGGTATAGCCTTTCAGATCAAAGACGACTTGTTCGACTACGGTACCGCTGAAATTGGCAAGCCGGTGGGCATCGATATCAAAGAGAAAAAGATGACGCTGCCGCTGATTTACGCGCTGCAACAAGCTGATTGGCTCACCAAGCGCCGCGTTATCTTCAACGTGCAGAACAACGACGGCCGTAAAGACCGGGTGCAAGCGGTCATCGACTTCGTGAAAAAATCGGGTGGCCTCGATTACGCCGTGCGCCGCATGCAGGGGTATCGTGATGAGGCGTTGCAACTGCTGTATACGTTCCCCGTCTCACCGGCTCGTGACTCGCTCGAGCAACTGATCAACTACACCATCGAGCGAGAGAAGTAA
- a CDS encoding alpha/beta hydrolase family protein, with amino-acid sequence MSLAPTVVDFLLTNPSHSRSFAADARYLANGQPKPVVVFVHGFKGFKDWGHFNLLADYFALQGFVFVKLNLSHNGVVPGGTGDLEDMEAFGHNNFSIELDDLGSLLDALYQPGATPLPATELDLGRLFLIGHSRGGGLVLLKAAEDPRVTAVAGWAPMSDYDQRWPAEVMRQWQANGVQYIENGRTGQRMPLYYQLVENFQANRERLDIPLNVRTKLRQPLLILHGDQDETLPLQMAHDLKSWKPDAELAILPGGNHSFGGSHPWQQNTLPAQAQEVADRTIAFFQDLG; translated from the coding sequence ATGTCCCTCGCTCCTACTGTTGTCGACTTCCTTCTGACCAACCCTTCCCACTCCCGTTCCTTCGCGGCTGATGCACGCTACCTCGCTAACGGCCAACCCAAGCCGGTGGTGGTGTTTGTGCATGGTTTTAAAGGCTTCAAAGATTGGGGGCATTTCAACTTGCTGGCAGACTACTTTGCACTACAGGGCTTTGTGTTTGTGAAGCTCAATCTCTCCCACAACGGCGTGGTACCGGGTGGCACCGGCGATTTGGAAGATATGGAAGCTTTCGGGCACAACAATTTCAGCATCGAGCTCGACGACCTAGGTTCCTTGCTCGATGCGCTGTACCAACCTGGTGCTACGCCGCTGCCCGCCACGGAGCTAGACCTAGGTCGCTTGTTCCTGATTGGGCACAGCCGTGGCGGCGGACTCGTGCTGCTGAAAGCTGCCGAAGACCCGCGCGTGACAGCCGTGGCCGGCTGGGCGCCCATGAGCGACTACGATCAACGCTGGCCCGCCGAAGTAATGCGTCAGTGGCAAGCCAATGGCGTGCAATACATTGAGAATGGCCGCACCGGCCAACGTATGCCGCTTTACTATCAATTAGTGGAGAACTTTCAGGCAAACCGCGAGCGGCTGGATATCCCGCTGAACGTGCGTACTAAGCTGCGGCAACCCTTGCTCATCCTCCACGGCGACCAAGACGAAACCCTGCCCCTGCAAATGGCCCACGACTTGAAAAGCTGGAAGCCCGACGCGGAGCTAGCTATTTTGCCCGGTGGCAATCATTCCTTTGGGGGTAGTCATCCGTGGCAGCAGAATACGCTGCCGGCCCAAGCTCAGGAAGTGGCCGACCGCACCATTGCCTTCTTTCAAGACCTAGGCTAA
- the folK gene encoding 2-amino-4-hydroxy-6-hydroxymethyldihydropteridine diphosphokinase: MEALTAYLLLGSNLGDRAATLRDAITHLQALAGRVTAQSAYYETAAWGLEDQPAFLNQAVRMETTLAPEALLDACQQVEQFAGRERLIRWGARTLDVDIMLYNTAVLATPRLQVPHPRLPERRFALVPLAEIAAQVVHPTLGRTVAELLATCADTLAVTRINS; the protein is encoded by the coding sequence TTGGAAGCACTGACAGCTTATCTGCTGCTGGGCAGCAACTTAGGCGACCGAGCTGCGACGCTCCGGGACGCCATCACGCACCTGCAGGCGCTGGCAGGGCGCGTCACGGCCCAATCAGCCTATTACGAAACGGCTGCTTGGGGCCTAGAAGACCAGCCTGCCTTCCTGAACCAAGCCGTGCGCATGGAAACCACCCTCGCTCCGGAGGCGCTGCTAGATGCCTGTCAGCAAGTGGAGCAGTTCGCTGGCCGCGAACGACTTATCCGCTGGGGTGCCCGTACCCTCGATGTTGATATCATGCTCTATAACACCGCCGTGCTGGCTACCCCTAGGTTGCAAGTGCCGCATCCTCGCCTGCCCGAACGCCGCTTTGCCCTAGTCCCGTTGGCCGAAATAGCTGCGCAAGTAGTTCACCCAACGTTGGGGCGCACAGTAGCAGAGCTACTAGCGACGTGTGCAGATACGCTAGCCGTAACACGCATCAATAGCTAA
- a CDS encoding T9SS type A sorting domain-containing protein has product MLAQAPPLVYTVENTGGSCAAPPLPSFDQLPAIQPLTDPFMWSDGRGRSTQFSDWECRRNEIKAEIENYEIGRRPTRPETITASYAPGTGTANGTLTVNVTVNGKTLTLTSQVSLPTGPGPFAAIIGMNSLSGSVPAAVFTSRNIARIQYNHNNVTTYGAPTLNDPYFQLYPDQNLENSGQYAAWSWGVSRLIDGLELVQASLPIDLKHIGVTGCSYAGKMALFSGAMDERIALTIAQESGGGGAPAWRVSETLGAVEKLGATDYKWFKDDMKRFSDANVAKLPEDHHELMAMIAPRALLVTANTDFEWLANPSAYVSARAAHEVWKTFGIGDRFGFYIDGGHNHCAVPATQQPAMEAFVDKFLLGNTSVNTNITVNPFPGLYYQRWFKWWGTNNPVLPAEPLGKRTWLEAECAATGASWDIVADPEASNGRYVRVKSGLSSPTTPPTDPSAYLVMPFTADSTAVYNFVARQNVPVGEDYGYWLKIDNGDFQSVTSELVSNGGFEAGTGNTLTGWSVLNGGAAVTATTVPAEVHSGSRAMKAVNATAQTDYWRVQVSSAGIPTTIGKQYVISYWVKALAPNGSIRISTGTSNSQFQPDQTIGTEWQQVSWTITANITTTTFLFDMAKVANTYYIDDVSIKEVNTGSGWGWIKLKEAPLTAGAHTLTVAYNAGGGTKLDKMVVATSLASISGLGAPTTCGTVTGNSNALANTGIEVYPNPAKDKININLGPDQLHVRSIDVVDVVGRTLSQVSVGRQTSLSIPSDKLKPGVYIIRFKGDTTKTQRVVIQ; this is encoded by the coding sequence GTGTTAGCACAAGCGCCTCCCCTAGTGTACACGGTTGAGAATACGGGAGGAAGCTGCGCCGCGCCGCCGCTTCCTAGCTTCGACCAGCTACCTGCCATCCAGCCCTTAACCGACCCCTTTATGTGGTCAGATGGGCGGGGGCGCTCTACCCAGTTCAGCGACTGGGAGTGCCGGCGCAATGAGATCAAAGCCGAAATTGAGAACTACGAAATTGGGCGCCGGCCTACCCGCCCCGAAACCATTACAGCTAGCTACGCTCCCGGCACAGGCACTGCCAATGGCACCCTTACCGTGAACGTAACCGTGAATGGTAAAACGCTTACGCTGACTTCACAAGTGAGCCTACCAACAGGCCCTGGTCCATTTGCGGCTATCATTGGCATGAACAGCTTGTCGGGGAGCGTACCGGCGGCGGTTTTTACTAGCCGCAACATTGCCCGCATTCAGTACAACCACAACAACGTCACGACCTACGGAGCCCCGACCTTGAACGACCCTTACTTCCAGCTGTACCCAGATCAGAATTTGGAGAACTCAGGTCAATACGCGGCCTGGTCTTGGGGTGTGAGCCGTCTTATCGATGGTCTGGAACTAGTGCAGGCTAGCTTGCCGATCGACCTGAAGCACATTGGTGTAACGGGTTGCTCCTATGCTGGCAAGATGGCCTTGTTCTCCGGAGCTATGGATGAGCGCATTGCCTTAACCATTGCTCAAGAGTCGGGCGGGGGTGGCGCGCCGGCTTGGCGCGTCTCCGAGACCCTAGGTGCAGTGGAAAAGCTAGGTGCCACGGATTACAAATGGTTCAAGGATGACATGAAGCGATTCTCCGATGCAAACGTAGCCAAGCTGCCCGAGGATCACCACGAGCTGATGGCCATGATTGCACCCCGCGCCTTGCTAGTGACGGCCAACACAGATTTCGAGTGGCTGGCCAACCCCTCCGCGTATGTATCGGCTCGGGCCGCACACGAGGTATGGAAGACCTTTGGTATTGGCGACCGGTTTGGCTTCTACATTGATGGCGGCCACAACCACTGCGCCGTACCGGCTACCCAGCAGCCGGCCATGGAAGCTTTCGTCGACAAGTTCCTGCTAGGCAATACCAGCGTCAACACCAACATTACCGTGAACCCTTTCCCTGGGCTGTATTACCAGCGCTGGTTTAAGTGGTGGGGTACCAATAACCCTGTTTTACCCGCGGAGCCTCTCGGGAAAAGAACATGGCTGGAAGCCGAATGCGCCGCGACAGGTGCGAGCTGGGATATAGTGGCAGACCCTGAGGCTTCTAATGGAAGATATGTAAGGGTAAAAAGTGGCTTGAGCAGCCCCACAACCCCACCGACCGATCCATCTGCCTACTTGGTAATGCCATTCACAGCAGATAGTACCGCCGTTTATAATTTTGTTGCCAGGCAAAATGTGCCCGTTGGGGAAGATTATGGCTATTGGCTAAAGATTGATAATGGTGATTTCCAAAGTGTAACGAGTGAATTAGTGTCGAATGGTGGATTCGAAGCTGGAACTGGGAATACGTTAACGGGCTGGAGTGTTCTCAACGGAGGAGCTGCCGTTACCGCTACTACTGTGCCGGCCGAGGTTCATAGCGGGAGCCGCGCCATGAAAGCGGTGAACGCTACCGCACAAACTGACTATTGGAGAGTACAAGTGTCGAGTGCAGGAATCCCAACTACCATTGGGAAGCAATATGTGATTTCTTACTGGGTAAAAGCTCTTGCACCAAACGGATCTATCAGGATTTCTACCGGGACGAGCAATTCCCAGTTTCAGCCAGACCAAACCATTGGTACTGAGTGGCAACAGGTTTCCTGGACGATAACGGCCAACATTACTACTACTACTTTCTTGTTCGATATGGCCAAGGTAGCTAACACCTACTACATCGATGATGTCAGCATAAAAGAGGTAAATACCGGCAGTGGTTGGGGCTGGATCAAGTTAAAAGAGGCTCCACTTACCGCAGGAGCGCACACACTAACCGTTGCTTACAATGCAGGTGGCGGCACGAAACTAGACAAGATGGTAGTGGCTACCTCCCTAGCTTCCATTAGCGGCCTAGGAGCACCCACCACGTGCGGCACCGTTACGGGAAATTCGAATGCGTTGGCAAATACGGGCATCGAAGTTTACCCGAATCCTGCCAAAGACAAGATCAACATCAACCTAGGTCCTGACCAACTCCATGTGAGAAGCATCGATGTGGTAGATGTAGTAGGCAGAACCTTGTCGCAGGTGAGCGTAGGCAGACAAACCTCGCTGAGCATTCCGAGCGACAAACTGAAGCCAGGCGTTTATATCATTCGCTTTAAAGGTGATACAACTAAAACTCAGCGTGTAGTGATTCAGTAA
- the fabD gene encoding ACP S-malonyltransferase, translating to MKAVIFPGQGSQFSGMGRDLYEQQPAARQLMDQANEILGFRLTDVMFTGSDEDLRQTNVTQPAIFLHSVALAASLPDLAPAMVAGHSLGEFSALVAAKVLKFEDALQLVAQRAQAMQAACEEQPGTMAAILGLDDDTVVRICQEISTAGDVVVAANFNCPGQLVISGSQRGIEIACEQLKAAGAKRALPLSVGGAFHSPLMQSAEAALARAIEQTPFAAGICPIYQNVDAASHRDPDEIRQNLVRQLTAPVRWTQLVQNMAADGATEFVECGPGKVLQGLVKKIAPAVAVSSAAV from the coding sequence ATGAAAGCAGTTATTTTTCCTGGCCAAGGCAGCCAGTTCAGCGGCATGGGCCGCGACTTGTACGAGCAACAACCCGCCGCTCGTCAGCTCATGGATCAGGCCAACGAAATCTTAGGTTTCCGCCTAACCGACGTGATGTTCACCGGCTCCGATGAAGACTTGCGCCAAACGAACGTTACCCAACCCGCTATCTTTCTGCATTCAGTAGCCCTGGCTGCTAGCTTGCCCGACCTAGCTCCAGCTATGGTAGCGGGGCACTCGTTGGGTGAATTTTCGGCGCTAGTTGCCGCCAAGGTGCTCAAGTTCGAAGATGCCCTGCAACTCGTGGCTCAGCGCGCCCAAGCCATGCAAGCGGCCTGCGAGGAGCAGCCTGGCACGATGGCCGCCATCCTAGGTCTGGACGACGATACGGTAGTGCGCATTTGCCAGGAAATTAGCACGGCGGGCGACGTGGTGGTAGCGGCAAACTTCAATTGCCCCGGTCAGCTCGTCATTTCCGGTAGCCAGCGCGGAATCGAAATTGCCTGCGAGCAGCTCAAGGCCGCCGGGGCCAAGCGGGCCTTGCCGCTCAGCGTAGGTGGTGCGTTTCACTCGCCGTTAATGCAGTCGGCCGAAGCTGCCCTAGCGCGTGCTATCGAGCAAACTCCTTTTGCCGCCGGCATTTGCCCCATCTATCAGAATGTGGACGCCGCCTCACACCGTGACCCCGACGAAATTCGCCAGAACCTGGTGCGTCAGCTCACTGCGCCCGTGCGCTGGACCCAATTGGTGCAGAACATGGCCGCCGATGGTGCTACTGAGTTCGTGGAATGCGGACCGGGCAAGGTGCTGCAAGGGTTAGTGAAGAAGATTGCGCCGGCCGTAGCCGTCAGCTCGGCGGCGGTATAG
- a CDS encoding gliding motility-associated C-terminal domain-containing protein: protein MLPQLPIRSERFLLALLALLLVGLIFLPIAQASHLRAGDIQVKSDTTAGRNPRRFFFKMILYTQSSSPADAYKETIFFGDGTSSGLGQIVRSINPTGGNGTPIGNDTDVNIFYFEHTYNAVGTYTVSYIGEYRNDCVINMTRPETQTFYIRTTFVIDPALGINRSPVLTAPAVDLAARGQVFLHNPAAYDADGDSLAYVRLESQQVPLEVKGTISPPGTNQPLVSICTDYVYPDAARFGGTTVAFAGNPSGSPDAEPGKAGGGPNPGGNPVTFTQNKYTGQIVWNAPNTLGCYNVAFVVEEWRRVPGAPARRIGQVVRDMQIIVRASTNLRPTVIIPTDTCVVAGTPFKGNVTATDPENQPITLAAYSGIIPPATFRQLSNSPANRARGVFNWTPTCANISNQPTQVVFKATDQPPAGVDPFIDEKVWRITVVGPAPTGLVAQQNATIPPSVTLRWNRYLADCTGRDGIQLLIFRKEGCTPFTPDACQTGLPASLGYVQVGSVAKDTQQFIDTKGLERGKSYSYRIYATFPLPGGGASLASIEACVNMLGKSALLKNVTVDQTSTTVGAITVRWTAPKTGLTADFPTPSSYRLSRAVGQSTSFTSVFNTSNLADTSYVDTGLNTQANAYTYQLEFFVGGTPGQASAQSEATQPASSVRLSAAANLTATQVNLSWIYNVPWSNAGRPTRVYRRDPTPGAQFVQIATVTGGATGGSYVDAGTSTAPLQKGQSYCYYVQTEGGYGLPGNSYLNTLINLSQQQCVVLAAIPCPPVLTLVNNCDSLNAAVSTRSGVFPRPGETYTNHLHWTLDTNAPAGCATDIAYYRLFYRPADQPQLTLLDSTRGPELNYNHTGLLSQAACYQVQAVDVRGQRSALSAEVCVDNCQLFVLPNIFTPNGDGINDTFRPKVSSPLRRVHFTAFNRWGVKVYESRSNPLIDWSGEATNTEGAKGGKVSDGLYYYQAEVEFADLNGTKKIFKGWVQINH from the coding sequence ATGCTTCCTCAGCTACCTATTCGTTCTGAACGGTTCCTGTTAGCCCTACTAGCCTTGCTGCTGGTAGGGCTAATTTTTTTGCCTATCGCACAAGCTTCTCACTTGCGTGCCGGTGATATACAAGTGAAGTCCGACACGACGGCGGGCCGCAACCCACGCCGCTTCTTTTTCAAGATGATCTTGTACACACAGTCTTCGAGTCCAGCTGATGCGTACAAAGAAACCATCTTTTTTGGCGATGGCACGAGTAGTGGGCTGGGTCAGATAGTACGCTCCATCAACCCAACGGGTGGCAACGGTACCCCTATAGGAAATGACACGGACGTTAACATTTTCTACTTCGAGCACACCTACAATGCCGTTGGTACCTACACTGTTAGCTACATTGGTGAGTATCGAAATGACTGCGTTATCAACATGACGAGGCCTGAAACCCAGACCTTCTACATTCGCACCACCTTCGTCATAGATCCAGCTTTAGGCATAAACCGCTCACCTGTACTGACTGCTCCCGCCGTCGACCTAGCTGCGCGTGGGCAGGTGTTCCTTCACAACCCCGCGGCTTACGACGCCGATGGTGACTCACTCGCTTACGTTCGGTTGGAAAGCCAGCAAGTGCCCCTCGAAGTTAAAGGTACAATTAGCCCTCCAGGCACCAACCAACCACTTGTTTCCATTTGCACTGACTATGTGTACCCGGATGCTGCTAGGTTTGGCGGTACTACAGTTGCTTTCGCGGGTAATCCCTCGGGTAGTCCGGATGCTGAGCCAGGCAAAGCAGGTGGGGGTCCTAACCCCGGCGGCAACCCAGTGACCTTCACGCAAAATAAGTACACGGGCCAGATCGTGTGGAATGCCCCTAACACCCTGGGGTGCTACAACGTGGCATTTGTTGTAGAGGAATGGCGCCGGGTGCCCGGTGCGCCTGCCCGCCGGATTGGGCAAGTCGTGCGCGACATGCAGATCATCGTGCGAGCTAGCACGAATCTGCGCCCTACAGTTATTATTCCAACAGATACCTGCGTTGTAGCGGGTACGCCGTTTAAAGGCAACGTCACGGCTACAGACCCCGAGAACCAGCCGATTACGCTAGCTGCTTACAGCGGAATTATCCCTCCGGCTACCTTCCGCCAATTGTCGAACAGCCCTGCTAATCGGGCACGTGGCGTATTCAATTGGACGCCTACTTGCGCTAATATCTCAAATCAACCAACGCAAGTTGTATTCAAAGCTACTGATCAGCCTCCCGCAGGAGTTGACCCGTTTATTGACGAGAAGGTTTGGCGAATCACAGTGGTGGGGCCTGCTCCAACGGGGCTGGTGGCGCAGCAGAACGCAACGATTCCGCCCTCCGTAACGCTACGCTGGAATCGCTACCTAGCCGACTGCACGGGCCGTGATGGGATTCAACTCCTGATCTTCCGCAAGGAGGGTTGCACTCCTTTCACACCCGATGCCTGCCAGACGGGCCTACCTGCCTCACTAGGGTACGTGCAGGTGGGCTCTGTAGCTAAAGACACGCAGCAGTTCATCGACACCAAGGGCCTAGAGCGAGGAAAGTCTTATTCCTACCGCATCTACGCCACCTTCCCGCTTCCCGGCGGCGGGGCGAGCCTAGCTTCCATCGAAGCCTGCGTGAATATGCTAGGCAAGAGCGCGCTACTCAAAAATGTGACCGTGGACCAGACTAGTACAACAGTTGGAGCCATCACTGTGCGTTGGACAGCACCTAAGACGGGTTTAACTGCGGATTTCCCGACCCCTAGCAGTTACCGCCTCTCGCGGGCCGTGGGGCAGAGCACCAGCTTCACGTCGGTATTCAACACGAGCAACCTAGCTGACACGAGCTACGTGGACACGGGCCTGAACACGCAAGCCAACGCTTATACTTACCAGCTGGAGTTTTTCGTGGGCGGCACGCCTGGGCAAGCCAGTGCGCAGAGTGAGGCCACACAGCCTGCTTCGAGCGTGCGCCTGAGTGCGGCTGCCAACCTGACGGCCACGCAGGTGAACCTAAGTTGGATCTACAATGTGCCCTGGAGCAACGCCGGGCGGCCCACGCGGGTGTACCGGCGTGACCCCACACCCGGCGCGCAGTTTGTGCAGATTGCCACAGTGACGGGCGGAGCTACTGGCGGTAGCTACGTGGACGCGGGCACGAGCACGGCGCCCTTGCAGAAAGGCCAGAGCTACTGCTACTACGTGCAGACGGAGGGTGGTTATGGATTGCCCGGCAACTCGTATCTCAATACTCTCATTAACCTAAGCCAGCAGCAATGTGTGGTTCTGGCGGCTATACCGTGCCCGCCGGTGCTGACGCTGGTCAACAACTGCGACAGCCTGAACGCAGCGGTTAGCACGCGCAGCGGCGTGTTCCCGCGCCCAGGCGAAACCTACACCAACCACCTGCACTGGACCCTAGACACGAATGCACCCGCAGGCTGTGCCACTGACATTGCCTACTACCGCCTCTTCTACCGCCCTGCTGACCAGCCGCAGCTCACCCTGCTGGACTCCACCCGTGGCCCCGAGCTAAATTACAACCACACCGGGCTGCTCTCGCAAGCAGCTTGCTATCAGGTGCAAGCCGTGGATGTGCGCGGGCAGCGCAGCGCCCTGAGCGCGGAAGTGTGCGTGGACAACTGCCAGCTGTTTGTGTTGCCCAACATCTTCACGCCGAACGGAGACGGCATCAACGACACGTTCCGGCCGAAGGTGTCGAGCCCGCTACGGCGGGTGCACTTTACCGCCTTCAACCGCTGGGGCGTGAAGGTATACGAGAGCCGGAGCAACCCCTTGATCGACTGGAGTGGGGAGGCCACAAACACCGAGGGAGCCAAGGGCGGAAAGGTCTCCGATGGCTTGTACTACTACCAGGCCGAGGTGGAGTTTGCTGACCTGAACGGCACCAAGAAGATCTTTAAAGGCTGGGTCCAAATCAACCACTAG